In Chryseobacterium sp. C-71, the genomic window GATTGGTTATTTGCCGCTGCGACTTCAGAAATGAGTTTGAAAAGTTTTAAGTTTTGATTTTGATTGAGGTTGATGAACATTTTTTTGATGCTGGATGTTGGATGAATTAATTTTGCAAAGATAAATATTTACTGTAGAACGTTGTTTCGTTAACTACAAAAGTGACAAAAGATTTTTAAGGCTCAGCCTGACACCGCTGATATTGTAATCTGTGGAAAATGCAAATCAAAAAGATATTATGACACATGAGTCACATTAGTTTTAAGTTTAATACTTAGAGAATATTAGAACACATAAGTTTGAAAATCAAAGATTTTTATTTTGCCGTTCTAAAAAATCTGTGAGATCTGCGGGACAAAAACTATTCTCTTAAAACCTTTATTCTGTTATCACTCCAGATTTTGATCACTGAAGAGCCTGAATATTGTGACACTTTTTCTCTGTCTTCTTCCACCGCAAAATCTACTAAATCAATGATTTCTTTTGATATATCCGAAAACTTCAACGGACTTTTATCACCACTGAAATTAGCTGAAGTTGAAACTAAAGGTTTGTTCAATTTTGTAATCAGTTTTTTACAAAAATCATTTTTCACGAGACGAATTCCGATGCTTCCGTCTTCTGCCAACAATTCCTTCGGTAAACCTTTGGGATTCTGATAAACCAATGTTACAGGTTTTTCGCTTAAATCCATAATTTCCCAAGCCATTTCCGGAACGTCAACCAAATCTTGTAATCGCTTCTCATTTTCTACCAAAATAATCATCGATTTATTTTTTTCGCGCTTCTTGATCTCGAAAATTTTATTGATGGCGTCTATGTTTGTTGCGTCGCAACCGATTCCCCAGATGGTGTCTGTTGGGTATAAAATTGTGCCGCCAGATTTTAATATGTTGATGATGTTTTCCATTTTTCTTGTCATTGCGAGGAGCGAAGCGACGAAGCAATCTCAAAAAGGACTCATAATATCCTTAATGTCTTCAGTCAAATCTCTCCATTCAGGATTAATTGAATTTATTAAATTTATTTTTTTCTGTCTTGAGCCTGCCTTAATTTGTTTTTCTCTAAAAATCGCGTCGCCGATTTCTTGAAAAGATTCCCAATAAACCAATTTATTAAGATTGTATTTTGAAGTGAAGCTCAATTCATGAAATTTTTCTTTATGTTCTTGAACTCTTTTTGGTAAGTTTGATGTCACACCTGTGTAAAGAACAATATTATTTTTATTGGTCATGATGTAGATAAATCCGGCTTTCATTTGTGTGGTTTTTAAAATTATGAGATTGCTTCGTCGCTATCGCTCCTCGCAATGACAATAAAATTAAAAAAAATTACAACTTTGGCAAATATCTCTCTTCCACCACATTAAAATGATGAATATTATGCCCAACAATCAGTTTACAAATCGTTTCCACAGAAATTTTGTTTCCATTAGCAGTTCCGATGTTACTTAAAACTGAAGGATTCAATGTTTCCAATAAAATCTGAGAAGAATTTCTTACTAATTGATATTCTTCCAGCAGAGATTCTAAACCTCTCTCGTTGGCGAAAGAATTGGCAGCGTAACCTTCTTCATCAAAGCCTGGCAATTCAGATTTTTCACCTCTCGCAAAAGCTAAAATTCTGTACTGAAAAATTCTTTCGGTATCCGATAGATGAAGCAAAACTTCTTTTAAACTCCATTTTCCTTCTGCATAAGCGTAGTTTGATTGTTCTTCTGTTAAATAAGAGTACAGAGAAACCGTTTTCTCACCAACTTTTTTTAATTCCTCCAACCAATTTTCAGATGGAATTAAATCTAAATATCTCTGGATGTATTTTTCGAAATCTGTCATGTAATAAGAATAATAAGTAATTGGTAATGAGTAATATTTTAATGTAACAATGTATCGATTTAGCAATGTAACAATTGAAAAAATTGGTAAACTGTTACATTGGTAAATTGTT contains:
- a CDS encoding L-threonylcarbamoyladenylate synthase is translated as MENIINILKSGGTILYPTDTIWGIGCDATNIDAINKIFEIKKREKNKSMIILVENEKRLQDLVDVPEMAWEIMDLSEKPVTLVYQNPKGLPKELLAEDGSIGIRLVKNDFCKKLITKLNKPLVSTSANFSGDKSPLKFSDISKEIIDLVDFAVEEDREKVSQYSGSSVIKIWSDNRIKVLRE
- a CDS encoding GIY-YIG nuclease family protein, with the translated sequence MKAGFIYIMTNKNNIVLYTGVTSNLPKRVQEHKEKFHELSFTSKYNLNKLVYWESFQEIGDAIFREKQIKAGSRQKKINLINSINPEWRDLTEDIKDIMSPF
- a CDS encoding DinB family protein, whose translation is MTDFEKYIQRYLDLIPSENWLEELKKVGEKTVSLYSYLTEEQSNYAYAEGKWSLKEVLLHLSDTERIFQYRILAFARGEKSELPGFDEEGYAANSFANERGLESLLEEYQLVRNSSQILLETLNPSVLSNIGTANGNKISVETICKLIVGHNIHHFNVVEERYLPKL